The Aulosira sp. FACHB-615 genome contains a region encoding:
- a CDS encoding effector-associated domain EAD1-containing protein: MLNSSTGKNVRLTIIHLDLVKSSTYTNPIERNGGVELTPHFILQIKNLVKESFDLVTKNSNSEYEEIQPLGGDAYRVSFQEVNDAHQFVEYFCKLVKEKDNQEPNKRKRIFRIGAATGNVIFNSSESGLDRIIGDNVLVTVSRLIGIDKAGYFYVDKETFNSLPEAAKTKFIPEVIMGKPHDNDPNIQCYSCQIFQDINELKEINKQNKETLPKELSTKERRDFREVIKSAFPNLKDLQRILDENECNNWLRNVNANQDDDNFLYDLIKKIESDGNTSIFLEILYQAKPNNSTLKNFYNRYNKQ, from the coding sequence ATGCTAAATTCATCTACTGGTAAAAATGTTAGATTAACTATAATTCATCTTGATTTAGTTAAATCTTCAACTTATACTAATCCAATTGAGAGAAACGGAGGAGTAGAATTAACACCACACTTTATACTTCAGATTAAAAACTTAGTTAAAGAGAGCTTCGATTTAGTTACTAAAAATTCTAATTCTGAGTATGAAGAGATTCAACCTTTAGGTGGAGATGCTTATCGTGTCTCATTTCAAGAAGTTAATGATGCCCATCAATTTGTAGAATATTTTTGCAAGTTAGTTAAAGAAAAAGATAATCAAGAACCAAACAAAAGAAAGCGAATTTTTAGAATTGGTGCGGCAACAGGTAATGTTATCTTTAATTCATCTGAATCCGGGCTTGATCGAATAATAGGAGATAATGTATTAGTAACAGTGTCACGACTTATTGGAATAGATAAAGCTGGTTATTTTTATGTTGATAAAGAAACTTTTAATAGTCTGCCTGAAGCTGCTAAAACTAAGTTTATACCTGAAGTAATCATGGGCAAACCTCATGATAATGACCCTAATATTCAATGCTATAGTTGTCAAATCTTTCAGGATATAAATGAACTAAAAGAGATAAATAAACAAAATAAAGAAACATTGCCTAAAGAATTAAGTACAAAAGAACGAAGAGATTTTAGAGAAGTTATTAAATCAGCTTTTCCTAATCTAAAAGATTTACAAAGAATATTAGACGAGAATGAATGTAATAATTGGTTGAGAAATGTTAATGCTAACCAGGATGATGATAACTTTCTTTATGATTTAATTAAAAAAATCGAAAGTGACGGTAACACGAGTATTTTTTTAGAAATATTATATCAAGCAAAACCAAATAATTCAACATTGAAAAATTTTTATAATCGATACAATAAACAATAA
- a CDS encoding Pycsar system effector family protein: protein MDEISSKLIAIFQNVNDWLKFAEAKNGILLAFSGAAITATITILGTTQSIPNSLKIGLFLTTILLCLCSLICSLSFLPKTNLERVLPLNRKPSQNDNLWFYGSLQKYTPRELLEALDQHYFKIGSNIIDEKKYIDIVEQITINSRIAFLKYQVFTYALYLLIASILVIPCSILISLITFHRL from the coding sequence ATGGATGAAATTTCTTCTAAGCTCATAGCAATTTTCCAGAATGTCAATGACTGGCTTAAATTTGCAGAGGCTAAAAATGGTATTCTGCTTGCTTTTTCTGGTGCTGCCATTACTGCAACTATAACTATTTTAGGCACAACACAGAGTATACCTAATTCATTAAAAATTGGATTGTTTTTAACAACTATTCTACTTTGTCTTTGTTCTTTAATTTGTTCTTTATCTTTTCTTCCAAAGACAAATTTAGAGCGTGTCTTACCACTAAATAGGAAACCTAGTCAGAATGATAATTTATGGTTTTATGGAAGTTTGCAGAAATATACTCCAAGGGAATTATTAGAGGCGCTGGATCAGCATTATTTTAAGATAGGGAGTAATATAATAGATGAAAAAAAGTATATTGATATTGTTGAACAGATTACTATTAATTCACGAATTGCATTTTTAAAATATCAAGTTTTTACATACGCTCTATATTTATTAATTGCTTCTATTTTGGTAATTCCTTGTTCTATATTGATCAGTTTAATTACTTTTCATAGATTGTAA
- a CDS encoding plasmid partition protein ParG encodes MQISIPDDLKKQFHAACALRGVKMSHVVVELIEQWLKVNEQTSFSESKD; translated from the coding sequence ATGCAAATTAGTATTCCAGATGACCTCAAAAAACAATTCCATGCTGCTTGTGCTTTGCGTGGTGTAAAGATGAGTCATGTTGTGGTGGAGCTTATAGAACAATGGCTGAAAGTTAATGAACAAACTTCATTTAGTGAATCAAAGGACTGA
- a CDS encoding helix-turn-helix domain-containing protein — translation MVPLDWVVMLAWNKECGNNLRLLRGKKSRREIADALLSQQVECSQEYIRKLENGEAASVSTKIITALAKTLDVELIEIMTDLRVEVTKTVCTPS, via the coding sequence ATGGTTCCCTTGGACTGGGTTGTAATGCTTGCTTGGAACAAAGAATGTGGGAACAACCTGAGATTGTTGCGTGGCAAGAAGTCTAGACGCGAAATTGCAGATGCGCTCCTTAGTCAACAGGTGGAATGCTCCCAGGAATACATCAGAAAGCTAGAAAATGGGGAAGCAGCGTCTGTTTCTACGAAAATTATTACGGCACTCGCCAAAACGCTTGACGTAGAGCTAATTGAGATTATGACAGACTTACGTGTTGAAGTTACAAAAACTGTTTGTACTCCTAGTTGA
- a CDS encoding BRO family protein: MNIIASNQATDSPFDQIKKIDEQGYEYWLARDLMSILGYQQWRQFEDAIDRAIAACDNIGQDSKKHFLRLPAKSSGGRPRDDFKLSRHGCYLTAMNGDSRKSEIAAAQNYFAYKTHEAELFTQNSELLTQLLERLEQRSQIIKEQGKAIAQLQAQVQNLLPPSSDFMPPGWDEDVWRSLPPQDKSHFRFLFRRRGFRPSPKNEPLALPAVDTEQIKQKQRDEVARLIGEVSPEEKQQFQAAKRQQLREFWSQAPVENQENMPF; encoded by the coding sequence ATGAATATAATCGCATCCAATCAAGCTACTGATAGCCCTTTCGACCAAATCAAAAAAATTGATGAGCAGGGTTACGAGTATTGGTTAGCGCGTGATCTCATGTCCATTCTGGGGTATCAGCAATGGCGACAATTTGAGGATGCCATAGACAGAGCGATCGCCGCTTGCGACAACATTGGTCAAGATAGCAAAAAACACTTTTTGCGTCTACCCGCAAAAAGTTCAGGAGGTAGACCCAGAGATGATTTCAAGCTGAGTCGTCATGGTTGCTACCTAACTGCAATGAATGGAGATTCTCGAAAATCAGAAATAGCTGCTGCACAGAATTACTTTGCTTACAAAACTCATGAGGCGGAGTTATTCACCCAAAACTCAGAACTACTGACCCAACTTTTAGAACGGTTGGAACAGCGAAGTCAAATCATCAAGGAGCAAGGCAAGGCGATCGCACAACTGCAAGCTCAAGTACAAAACCTGTTACCCCCATCATCTGACTTTATGCCTCCTGGCTGGGATGAGGACGTATGGCGATCGCTACCTCCACAGGATAAAAGCCATTTTAGATTCTTGTTTCGTCGTCGAGGTTTTCGACCATCCCCCAAAAATGAACCCCTGGCCTTACCTGCTGTGGACACTGAACAAATAAAGCAGAAGCAACGCGATGAAGTAGCGCGATTAATCGGTGAAGTGTCGCCTGAAGAGAAACAGCAGTTTCAAGCAGCAAAACGCCAACAACTTCGAGAATTTTGGTCACAAGCTCCCGTTGAAAACCAGGAAAATATGCCGTTTTAG